The Fimbriimonas ginsengisoli Gsoil 348 genome window below encodes:
- a CDS encoding TlpA disulfide reductase family protein, giving the protein MRTAAFLVFAVSVGLLSGCSRGPGASGSGASAAVGGKTPEAFLKWSMDQYAAMPSFQAKATLATKANGEASPGEQHRELFIQGGNRFKIVALAPNGFQQTAVSDGKNLVEYASAGSDHATRYPSPSKIGDAMTVTMRHPMFCGSLLYQFFGGAGNYGQLVDEAKGAPQFGPDETAPGGEAACVVRFYGQQKYGNVQALIGKTTGKVYRLVYDSAPLLEQMHKVMDAEIAQLPAGKDRDEAMKQQGKFPKSFVTTETYSEIKSGATLVAATFDTAPPKGMPVQDAATGPNDAPPVPIGKPAPNFELTGLDGKKVSLSSLRGKVVMIDFWATWCGPCREALPDTEKIAKASVGKNVQVMAVSDETRETVAAFMKQNNYTMPNFLDQDGSVHRSYKASAIPCMAIIDANGNLAAYHVGGRPEEEIRSELAKAGAVL; this is encoded by the coding sequence ATGCGCACTGCCGCTTTTCTTGTCTTTGCCGTGAGCGTCGGCCTACTTTCGGGGTGCTCACGCGGTCCGGGTGCGAGCGGTTCGGGTGCGAGTGCGGCCGTGGGCGGGAAGACGCCGGAGGCGTTCCTCAAGTGGTCGATGGACCAGTATGCGGCGATGCCGAGCTTTCAGGCCAAGGCCACGCTCGCGACGAAGGCGAACGGCGAGGCTTCGCCGGGCGAGCAGCATCGCGAGCTTTTTATCCAGGGCGGGAACCGGTTCAAGATCGTCGCGCTGGCTCCGAACGGGTTCCAGCAGACGGCGGTCTCCGACGGCAAGAACCTGGTGGAGTATGCAAGTGCCGGTTCCGACCATGCGACGCGGTATCCATCGCCGAGCAAGATCGGCGACGCCATGACGGTGACGATGCGGCATCCGATGTTCTGCGGCTCGCTTCTCTACCAATTTTTCGGGGGAGCGGGCAACTATGGGCAGCTTGTCGACGAGGCCAAGGGGGCACCGCAGTTCGGCCCAGACGAAACCGCGCCCGGGGGCGAGGCGGCCTGCGTCGTGAGGTTTTACGGGCAGCAAAAGTACGGCAACGTCCAGGCGTTGATCGGCAAAACGACTGGCAAGGTGTACCGCCTGGTATACGACTCGGCGCCGTTGCTCGAGCAGATGCACAAGGTGATGGACGCCGAGATCGCCCAACTGCCGGCCGGCAAAGACCGGGATGAAGCGATGAAGCAGCAGGGCAAATTCCCGAAGAGCTTCGTTACTACCGAGACCTATTCGGAGATCAAATCGGGCGCGACGTTGGTGGCGGCGACCTTCGACACGGCGCCGCCCAAGGGTATGCCGGTACAGGACGCCGCCACCGGTCCGAACGATGCGCCGCCGGTTCCCATTGGGAAGCCGGCCCCGAATTTCGAGTTGACCGGGTTGGATGGAAAGAAGGTCAGCCTCTCTTCCCTTCGCGGAAAAGTCGTGATGATCGACTTCTGGGCGACGTGGTGTGGCCCGTGCCGGGAGGCGCTGCCGGATACCGAAAAGATCGCCAAGGCGAGCGTGGGTAAGAACGTTCAGGTAATGGCGGTGAGCGACGAAACCAGGGAGACGGTGGCCGCGTTCATGAAGCAAAACAACTACACGATGCCCAACTTCCTGGACCAGGACGGGAGCGTTCACCGATCTTACAAGGCGTCCGCGATCCCGTGTATGGCGATCATCGACGCCAACGGAAATCTGGCGGCTTACCACGTAGGAGGTCGACCAGAGGAGGAGATTCGGTCGGAGTTGGCGAAGGCGGGCGCGGTTCTGTAG
- a CDS encoding type II toxin-antitoxin system RelE/ParE family toxin, translating into MSNPLKSLVWVAASKKDFLKFPAEAIRDMGYALYLAQSGDKPPSAKPLKGFGGASVLELVENYDGDTYRAIYTVRFEDAVYVLHCFQKKSKSGTATPQQDIELVRSRLRTAEEEHIRWLQKQKKR; encoded by the coding sequence ATGAGCAACCCTTTGAAGTCGCTGGTCTGGGTCGCGGCAAGCAAAAAGGATTTCCTCAAGTTCCCGGCGGAAGCAATTAGGGACATGGGTTATGCACTTTATCTTGCTCAAAGCGGGGATAAGCCTCCTAGCGCGAAACCACTCAAAGGGTTTGGTGGGGCAAGCGTTTTGGAACTCGTCGAGAACTACGACGGCGACACTTACCGCGCCATTTATACCGTTCGATTTGAAGACGCGGTTTACGTGCTGCATTGCTTTCAAAAAAAGTCCAAGTCTGGAACCGCGACACCGCAGCAGGATATTGAGCTGGTGAGAAGCAGGTTGCGGACGGCGGAAGAGGAACACATTAGATGGCTACAGAAACAGAAGAAAAGATGA
- a CDS encoding helix-turn-helix domain-containing protein: MATETEEKMIDRGNSDVFHDLGLPDADELLAKAKLARAISEAVRARKISQSQLARLTGIDQPKISLLMRGRISGFSSDRLMNILTKLDQDVVIFIRPKPDNRAAIVSVDMAHGL; the protein is encoded by the coding sequence ATGGCTACAGAAACAGAAGAAAAGATGATCGACCGCGGTAACAGTGACGTCTTTCATGACCTAGGACTACCCGACGCCGATGAATTGTTGGCGAAGGCTAAACTGGCTCGGGCCATTTCAGAAGCCGTCCGAGCTCGCAAGATCAGCCAGAGTCAGCTTGCTAGGCTGACTGGCATCGACCAACCGAAGATTTCCCTTCTTATGCGAGGACGGATTAGCGGCTTCTCTTCGGATCGCCTGATGAATATCCTCACTAAACTTGACCAAGACGTCGTTATCTTCATCCGGCCAAAACCTGACAATCGCGCCGCCATCGTCAGCGTAGACATGGCACACGGACTCTGA
- a CDS encoding exo-beta-N-acetylmuramidase NamZ domain-containing protein has protein sequence MPILAYLALAASIAAPRGFAGAEAMDRAIASAMAEGRMPGAVLLVGHKGHVVYRKAYGYRSLVPTKEPMTTDTVFDLASLTKVVATTSCLMKLYEEGRFRLNDRVTDYLPEFQGGKSDITLRELMIHFSGLRSGIPRNPEWEGYKSGIYLAESLPPVQPPDMKNVYSDINFILLGEIVQRLSGKSLPEYSQEQIFRPLGMRETTFLPPPSWLPRIAPTERPKKDELPLRGVVHDPTARSMGGAIGSAGLFSTADDLSRFAQMMLNGGSLRGHRLFSPFTVTKFTEPQTPPDQPILRGLGWDIDSAYSSNRGELFPIGSFGHTGFTGTSIWIDPFSQSYVILLANAVHPDGGKSLVPLRRTVGTIAAAALGIKTQRVALTGYNELMAGNSLHREIFRNGSTLTGLDVLENERFTPFLGKRIGLITNHTGRDREGRRNIDVMRASGVNVAALFSPEHGMAGKEDRSGIGDAVDPDTGVKVYSLYGDTLRPTPEMLKGLEALVFDIQDVGVRFYTYETTMAYAMEAAAKAKIPFYVLDRPNPITGTRVEGPPLDEANASFVGYFPGMPVRHGMTMGELAKMFNEERSIGADLTVVPMQDWQRGDWYDSTSLGWINPSPNMRSLKAAILYPGVCLIEFGKNISVGRGTDSPFEQFGADFVNGRELSAYLNMRDVPGVRFYPTSFTPTESRFQGVHIEGVRIEIVDRGELDSVRLGLEIACALQHLYPGKVDWSQSKRLIGSDDTIRRIAAAEDPIAIQQSFRDPLNAFAQKREKYLIYGHQ, from the coding sequence ATGCCGATCCTCGCTTACCTCGCCCTCGCCGCAAGTATCGCCGCGCCTCGCGGCTTCGCCGGGGCCGAAGCGATGGACCGCGCGATCGCCTCCGCCATGGCCGAGGGCCGAATGCCCGGCGCCGTTCTCCTCGTCGGTCACAAGGGACACGTGGTCTACCGCAAGGCTTACGGCTACCGCTCTTTGGTTCCCACCAAAGAGCCGATGACCACCGATACGGTTTTCGACCTGGCCTCCCTCACCAAGGTAGTGGCCACCACCTCCTGCCTGATGAAGCTGTACGAAGAGGGACGCTTCCGGCTGAACGACCGGGTGACCGACTATCTCCCCGAATTCCAGGGCGGCAAAAGCGACATCACCCTGCGGGAGCTGATGATCCACTTCTCGGGTCTCCGCTCCGGCATCCCACGCAACCCGGAATGGGAGGGTTACAAGTCCGGCATTTACCTCGCTGAATCGCTTCCCCCGGTACAGCCGCCGGACATGAAGAACGTCTATAGCGACATCAACTTCATTCTCCTCGGCGAGATCGTTCAGCGACTGAGCGGCAAGAGCCTCCCCGAATACTCTCAGGAGCAAATCTTCCGTCCGCTAGGTATGCGAGAGACCACTTTTCTCCCGCCCCCTTCCTGGCTTCCTCGGATCGCCCCCACCGAACGGCCGAAGAAAGACGAGCTCCCCCTTCGCGGCGTCGTCCACGATCCGACCGCCCGCTCCATGGGCGGCGCCATCGGAAGTGCCGGGCTCTTCTCGACCGCCGACGATCTCTCGCGATTCGCTCAAATGATGCTGAATGGCGGCTCGCTTCGCGGACATCGCCTATTCAGCCCCTTTACCGTCACCAAATTCACCGAACCCCAGACCCCGCCCGATCAGCCGATCCTTCGAGGCCTCGGCTGGGATATCGATTCCGCCTACTCCAGCAACCGCGGCGAGCTCTTTCCGATCGGCTCCTTTGGCCACACCGGCTTCACCGGAACCTCCATCTGGATCGATCCCTTTTCGCAGAGCTACGTGATCCTTTTAGCCAATGCCGTCCACCCCGATGGCGGAAAGTCGCTCGTCCCGCTTCGCCGCACTGTCGGCACTATCGCCGCTGCCGCGCTAGGGATCAAGACGCAGCGAGTGGCGCTAACCGGATACAACGAGCTCATGGCCGGTAACTCGCTCCATCGAGAGATCTTCCGCAACGGATCCACCCTCACCGGGCTCGACGTGCTGGAGAACGAGCGCTTCACGCCCTTCCTGGGCAAACGGATAGGCCTCATCACCAACCACACCGGCCGCGACCGCGAAGGAAGGCGAAACATCGACGTCATGCGCGCCTCCGGCGTGAACGTCGCCGCGCTCTTCTCCCCCGAGCACGGAATGGCCGGCAAAGAGGACCGCTCCGGCATCGGCGACGCCGTCGATCCGGACACCGGCGTCAAGGTTTACAGCCTATACGGCGATACCCTTCGCCCAACTCCCGAGATGCTGAAGGGGCTTGAGGCGCTCGTCTTCGACATCCAAGACGTCGGCGTCCGCTTCTACACCTACGAAACCACGATGGCCTACGCCATGGAAGCCGCCGCCAAGGCGAAGATCCCGTTCTACGTTCTGGACCGGCCGAACCCGATCACCGGCACCCGAGTCGAAGGCCCCCCGCTGGATGAGGCCAACGCCTCGTTCGTCGGTTACTTCCCGGGAATGCCGGTCCGCCACGGCATGACGATGGGCGAGCTAGCGAAGATGTTCAACGAGGAGCGCTCCATCGGCGCGGACCTTACCGTCGTGCCGATGCAAGATTGGCAGCGCGGCGACTGGTACGACTCGACCAGTCTGGGTTGGATCAACCCCTCGCCCAATATGCGCAGCCTAAAGGCCGCTATCCTCTATCCAGGCGTTTGCCTGATCGAGTTCGGAAAGAACATCTCGGTTGGACGAGGTACGGACTCTCCGTTCGAGCAGTTCGGCGCCGATTTCGTCAATGGGCGAGAGCTTTCCGCTTACCTAAACATGCGCGACGTCCCCGGCGTCCGGTTCTATCCCACCTCGTTTACGCCGACTGAATCCCGCTTCCAGGGAGTGCATATTGAAGGCGTTCGCATCGAAATCGTCGACCGAGGCGAGTTGGACTCGGTCCGTCTCGGCCTAGAAATCGCCTGCGCACTCCAACACCTCTATCCCGGAAAAGTCGACTGGTCCCAAAGCAAGCGTCTTATCGGCAGCGACGACACCATCCGCCGAATCGCCGCCGCCGAAGACCCCATCGCCATCCAACAATCCTTCCGCGACCCCCTGAACGCCTTCGCGCAGAAGCGCGAGAAGTATTTGATCTACGGACACCAGTAG
- a CDS encoding cation acetate symporter: MSIPLIFVIAIILVTIGLGLYATQKAKTAGDFFVAGRSVGVLMNASAISGEYLSAASFMGVAALVMKSGYDALWYPVGYAAGYLFLLLFIAGPLRRFGAYTIPDFAQGRFDSPAFRRIAVVFVLFIGFFYTMPQMKGAGVVMNSILGWPYYVGILVVGAVITFNVAIGGMKGITVVQAFQYWAKLFAITVPLFVLLNVFGGYNKDLADIRNTAGRSPLIKQEKTVTVKGANAAPANVLKTTADETDLVLPEGATVIVKYDKKVLDEFKAESKPILPATFASQDGSEVRWLENGATVKLGPGTIHLRNYKTTIAGKPAETKDSVEFVTAAKVTIPADSVAPNGPSNEKWSHPFGPMTTKFGYPLLYTYSLIIALVCGTAGLPHILVRFYTNPDGRAAKRTTLWVMVMLGAFYVFTPMWGTLGRVVMPELYVNNGTDSAVIKLPTMLQNHVLGQILSGVTSAGAFAAFMSTFSGLLVSMSGAFAHDIYGKILRPKSTPQDQVRAFKIAAVFVGIISMALGLLVENFDIATMVGWAFAIGAASYFPLLLLGAWWRGLTKYGAAAGMLLGGLLSFAAIVANMMLDKKYLNWDLSPLTRSLMEQPAIWGVPLSIITMIVVSKMTASKIPPDVETKMLRLHAPEEMGLSVDYVA; the protein is encoded by the coding sequence GTGAGCATTCCTCTCATCTTCGTCATCGCGATCATTCTCGTGACGATCGGACTGGGGCTGTACGCGACCCAGAAGGCCAAGACGGCGGGCGATTTCTTCGTCGCGGGGCGATCGGTCGGGGTTTTGATGAACGCCTCGGCGATTTCGGGCGAGTACCTGTCGGCGGCGTCGTTTATGGGCGTCGCGGCGTTGGTCATGAAGTCCGGCTACGATGCCCTGTGGTATCCGGTGGGTTACGCGGCCGGGTACCTCTTCCTGCTGCTGTTTATCGCCGGCCCGCTGCGGCGTTTCGGCGCCTATACGATCCCCGACTTTGCCCAGGGCCGGTTCGATAGCCCGGCGTTCCGTAGGATCGCGGTGGTTTTCGTTCTGTTCATCGGCTTCTTTTACACGATGCCGCAAATGAAGGGGGCGGGCGTGGTGATGAACTCGATCCTCGGTTGGCCGTATTACGTCGGGATCCTCGTCGTCGGCGCGGTGATCACGTTCAATGTCGCCATCGGCGGGATGAAAGGGATCACGGTCGTACAGGCGTTCCAGTACTGGGCGAAGCTGTTCGCGATCACGGTTCCGCTCTTTGTGCTCCTGAACGTTTTCGGCGGATACAACAAGGATCTGGCCGACATCCGCAATACCGCCGGCCGCTCGCCGCTGATCAAGCAAGAGAAGACGGTCACGGTGAAGGGGGCGAACGCAGCGCCGGCGAACGTGCTGAAGACCACGGCCGACGAGACCGACCTGGTGCTCCCTGAAGGGGCTACCGTCATCGTTAAGTACGACAAGAAGGTTCTCGACGAATTCAAGGCGGAGAGCAAGCCGATTTTGCCGGCGACGTTCGCCAGCCAGGACGGCTCGGAAGTCCGGTGGCTGGAGAACGGGGCAACGGTCAAGCTTGGGCCGGGGACGATCCACCTTCGAAACTACAAGACCACCATCGCCGGGAAGCCGGCGGAGACGAAGGATTCGGTGGAGTTCGTGACGGCAGCGAAGGTGACGATCCCGGCGGATTCCGTGGCGCCGAATGGGCCGAGCAACGAAAAGTGGAGCCACCCGTTCGGGCCGATGACCACGAAGTTCGGCTATCCGCTTCTGTACACCTACTCGCTTATCATCGCGCTCGTCTGCGGCACCGCGGGGCTGCCGCATATCCTCGTTCGGTTTTACACGAATCCGGATGGTCGGGCGGCGAAGCGGACGACGCTGTGGGTGATGGTGATGCTAGGGGCGTTTTACGTCTTTACTCCGATGTGGGGGACGCTCGGACGGGTCGTCATGCCAGAGCTCTACGTGAATAACGGCACGGATAGCGCGGTCATCAAGCTGCCGACGATGTTACAAAATCACGTGCTTGGGCAGATCCTTAGCGGAGTCACCAGCGCGGGTGCGTTCGCGGCGTTTATGTCGACGTTCTCGGGGCTGCTGGTTTCGATGTCGGGGGCGTTCGCCCACGATATTTACGGCAAGATCCTTCGTCCGAAGTCGACGCCGCAGGACCAGGTACGAGCGTTCAAGATCGCGGCGGTGTTCGTCGGCATCATTTCGATGGCGCTGGGGCTGCTGGTCGAGAACTTCGACATCGCGACGATGGTCGGGTGGGCGTTCGCCATCGGGGCGGCGTCTTACTTCCCTCTCCTGCTCCTGGGAGCTTGGTGGCGCGGGCTGACGAAGTACGGGGCGGCGGCGGGAATGCTGCTTGGCGGACTGCTCTCGTTCGCGGCGATCGTCGCCAACATGATGCTCGACAAGAAGTATTTGAACTGGGATCTATCCCCGCTAACACGCTCGCTCATGGAGCAGCCGGCGATCTGGGGAGTACCGCTCTCGATCATCACGATGATCGTGGTGTCGAAAATGACGGCCAGCAAGATCCCGCCGGATGTGGAGACGAAGATGCTCCGTCTTCATGCTCCGGAGGAGATGGGGTTGTCGGTGGATTATGTGGCGTAA
- a CDS encoding DUF485 domain-containing protein, giving the protein MEEQTTLEGEGARGVLLQRIMRRQAALSIRVAAIFVGLLIALPLANLYLPKLMAADASGFTFSWLVLGVLFFPITWALSAYFVRKSEIVEAELSASNPRRGAPAAVSQPELIDRAVNDSEAGQ; this is encoded by the coding sequence GTGGAAGAACAAACGACACTCGAAGGCGAGGGGGCGAGGGGGGTGCTGTTGCAGCGGATCATGCGGCGGCAGGCGGCGCTCAGCATCCGCGTAGCGGCGATTTTCGTCGGCTTGCTCATTGCGTTGCCGTTGGCGAATCTGTATTTACCAAAGCTGATGGCCGCGGATGCGTCGGGATTCACCTTCTCGTGGCTGGTGCTCGGGGTGCTGTTCTTCCCGATCACGTGGGCGCTCTCGGCTTACTTCGTTCGCAAATCCGAAATCGTCGAAGCGGAGCTTTCGGCGTCTAACCCACGGCGCGGGGCGCCCGCGGCGGTCAGCCAGCCGGAGCTTATCGACCGAGCGGTTAACGACTCGGAGGCGGGGCAGTGA
- a CDS encoding DUF2071 domain-containing protein yields the protein MRGRVAECWLFTFRVDPANVAHLLPTPLELVEHGGFAFFNVVVSRLTHMRPAPLPAAVGIGYWHVAYRLYARFGEIEGLYFLRSDANSPLMVGAGNMLTDFRFHLATVGATRPDGQSPSELHSFADGARLRIALTGDPPQLSSGSPFETLDQAADFLKYKPAALFSHPGSVDVLRITRDESAWKARLRAFRVEEASFLEPYDAIPEIAYEMEPIDYQWNRAERHRLPR from the coding sequence ATGCGGGGCCGCGTCGCCGAGTGCTGGCTCTTCACCTTCCGAGTCGATCCCGCGAACGTCGCCCACCTCCTCCCAACCCCGCTCGAGCTGGTCGAACACGGCGGCTTTGCCTTCTTCAATGTGGTCGTTTCCCGCCTCACCCATATGCGCCCCGCTCCGTTGCCCGCGGCAGTCGGCATCGGCTACTGGCATGTCGCCTATCGACTCTACGCTCGGTTCGGCGAGATCGAAGGTCTGTACTTTCTGCGTAGCGACGCCAACAGCCCGCTCATGGTTGGCGCCGGGAACATGCTGACCGACTTCAGGTTTCACCTGGCCACCGTCGGCGCGACCCGCCCGGATGGCCAATCGCCGAGCGAGCTCCACTCGTTTGCCGACGGAGCCCGGTTGCGTATCGCTCTGACCGGGGATCCTCCGCAACTATCCTCCGGCTCCCCGTTCGAGACGCTTGACCAAGCCGCCGACTTTCTTAAGTACAAGCCGGCCGCCCTTTTCTCCCACCCTGGTTCGGTTGACGTCCTCCGGATCACCCGCGACGAATCGGCTTGGAAAGCCCGGCTGCGCGCATTTCGAGTCGAGGAAGCAAGCTTCCTCGAGCCATACGACGCCATCCCGGAAATCGCCTACGAGATGGAGCCGATCGACTACCAATGGAACCGGGCGGAGCGCCACCGGTTGCCGCGATGA
- a CDS encoding TIGR01777 family oxidoreductase — MEPGGAPPVAAMKILLAGGTGFIGTALVKRLTADGHTCAVLVRKDPAAYPSTEGVTYISYRDLPGISDVDAVINLAGEWVVGRWTEAKKDRIMESRVAATRLLVDWMASQPVRPKVFLSGSAVGIYGHRPGEILTEDSPLDPEQAFRYRVCKAWEEEANRARDLGIRTVNLRIGNVLDGGGGLLKLLVPWLRRSPVLIPFAPNNVNSWIALPDAVSLIEFALTNDAIEGPLNVVGPRPVTIRQLVQAIGKAIRRPVLGRIPDAVMQAIFGEFSRSLLDSQQILPAKALANGFQFEQEDLPQFLAITIPL; from the coding sequence ATGGAACCGGGCGGAGCGCCACCGGTTGCCGCGATGAAGATCCTCCTTGCCGGCGGCACCGGGTTCATCGGAACTGCCTTGGTAAAGAGGCTGACCGCCGACGGCCACACCTGCGCCGTCCTCGTTCGAAAGGACCCCGCCGCCTACCCGTCTACGGAAGGTGTCACATACATCTCCTATCGCGACCTCCCCGGCATTTCCGACGTCGACGCTGTGATCAACCTCGCGGGCGAATGGGTTGTCGGACGGTGGACTGAGGCGAAAAAAGACCGCATCATGGAGAGCCGGGTAGCCGCGACCCGACTCTTGGTCGACTGGATGGCGAGCCAACCGGTCCGCCCAAAAGTGTTCCTTAGCGGCTCCGCCGTCGGCATCTACGGCCACCGCCCCGGCGAGATCCTGACCGAGGATTCTCCCCTTGACCCCGAACAAGCCTTCCGTTACCGAGTTTGCAAAGCCTGGGAGGAAGAAGCTAACCGGGCTCGTGATCTGGGGATTCGAACCGTGAACCTCCGTATCGGCAACGTGTTGGACGGCGGCGGAGGTCTGCTCAAACTCCTTGTCCCTTGGCTGCGCCGTTCGCCGGTGCTCATCCCCTTCGCCCCGAACAACGTCAACTCATGGATCGCCCTCCCCGACGCCGTGAGCCTTATCGAGTTCGCCCTGACAAACGACGCCATCGAAGGCCCCTTGAACGTCGTCGGCCCTCGCCCCGTCACCATCCGCCAGCTCGTTCAAGCCATCGGCAAAGCCATCCGCCGCCCCGTTCTCGGCCGAATCCCGGACGCCGTTATGCAAGCCATCTTCGGCGAGTTCTCCCGCTCCCTCCTCGACAGCCAACAAATCCTCCCCGCGAAAGCGCTGGCCAACGGCTTCCAATTCGAACAGGAAGACCTACCTCAATTCCTGGCCATTACCATCCCTCTCTAA
- a CDS encoding sugar phosphate isomerase/epimerase family protein codes for MLLKSINYWSFPGGLAGNLEPVEAAKMAKAAGFEAIELCVGDAGTALGVDATDAQVAEIRKQVEALGLTVPSVASGLYWSRALADADPAARAQAADDLRAMIRISAGLGAKTLLTIPGAVEVFFLPDRPVQPYDEVLRYATEGLRAVLPTAAEFKVRLGIENVWNRFLLSPTEMAAFIDGFQSEWIGAYFDVANVLAFGFPEQWLRILDKRVVGVHFKDFRRAVGTIEGFVDLLEGDVDWPAVTAALTEIGYQGPVAAEMIPGYRHFPEIRIANTSRAMDAILGR; via the coding sequence ATGCTTCTGAAATCGATCAACTACTGGTCGTTCCCCGGCGGGCTGGCCGGAAATCTGGAACCCGTCGAGGCCGCCAAGATGGCCAAAGCGGCCGGATTCGAGGCGATCGAGCTTTGCGTCGGCGACGCCGGCACCGCGCTCGGCGTCGACGCGACCGACGCCCAGGTCGCCGAGATCCGGAAACAGGTCGAAGCCTTGGGGCTCACCGTTCCCAGCGTGGCCAGCGGACTCTACTGGAGCCGCGCCCTCGCCGACGCCGACCCCGCCGCCCGAGCCCAAGCCGCCGACGATCTGCGCGCCATGATCCGAATCTCCGCCGGCCTCGGAGCCAAGACGTTGCTCACCATCCCCGGCGCCGTGGAAGTATTCTTCCTCCCGGACCGCCCCGTCCAACCCTACGACGAGGTGCTCCGCTACGCCACCGAAGGCCTCCGCGCCGTCCTCCCCACCGCCGCCGAATTCAAGGTGCGCCTGGGCATTGAGAACGTCTGGAACCGCTTCCTCCTAAGCCCCACCGAGATGGCTGCGTTCATCGACGGCTTCCAAAGCGAGTGGATCGGCGCCTACTTCGACGTCGCCAACGTCCTCGCCTTCGGCTTCCCCGAGCAGTGGCTCCGTATCCTCGACAAGCGTGTGGTCGGCGTCCACTTCAAAGACTTCCGCCGCGCCGTCGGCACCATCGAAGGGTTCGTCGACCTCCTCGAAGGCGACGTCGACTGGCCCGCCGTCACCGCCGCCCTCACCGAAATCGGCTACCAAGGCCCCGTAGCCGCCGAAATGATCCCCGGCTACCGCCACTTCCCCGAAATCCGAATCGCCAACACCTCCCGAGCCATGGACGCCATCCTAGGAAGATAG
- a CDS encoding molybdenum cofactor biosynthesis protein MoaE, which translates to MSTFAITSEPIPGRLLPDDVSVGGIVIFEGRVRDLNEGQQVQALEYEAYEALALREGETILEEARARFPILGLACTHRIGLLQLGDVAIRVEAAAAHRREAFEACEWVVDEVKRRVPIWKKEHYVDGPSEWINASGAPSE; encoded by the coding sequence TTGAGCACGTTTGCGATCACTTCGGAGCCGATTCCCGGCCGGCTGCTGCCGGACGACGTTTCGGTCGGCGGCATCGTGATCTTCGAGGGGCGGGTGCGCGATTTGAACGAGGGTCAGCAGGTGCAGGCCTTGGAGTACGAGGCGTACGAGGCGTTGGCGCTCCGGGAAGGGGAGACGATTTTGGAAGAGGCTCGGGCGCGGTTTCCGATTCTGGGGTTAGCGTGTACGCACCGGATCGGGTTGCTGCAACTTGGCGACGTGGCGATCCGAGTTGAGGCGGCGGCGGCGCATCGGCGCGAGGCGTTCGAGGCGTGCGAGTGGGTGGTCGACGAGGTGAAGCGCCGGGTGCCGATCTGGAAGAAGGAGCACTACGTCGACGGGCCCTCGGAGTGGATCAACGCTTCGGGCGCGCCCTCCGAGTAG
- a CDS encoding MoaD/ThiS family protein — protein sequence MKSVSVLYFAALRERRGLDRETVLTAAETPAAFYAELADRHALNMDASLVRFALDGEFVKPNTLLPESSELALIPPVAGG from the coding sequence ATGAAGAGCGTTTCCGTTTTGTATTTCGCGGCGCTACGCGAGCGGCGGGGTTTGGATCGGGAGACGGTTCTCACCGCCGCCGAAACCCCGGCCGCGTTTTATGCGGAGCTGGCGGATCGGCACGCGTTGAACATGGATGCGTCGCTGGTGCGGTTCGCGCTGGACGGAGAGTTCGTGAAGCCAAATACTCTGCTGCCGGAGTCGTCCGAGCTGGCCCTGATCCCTCCGGTGGCGGGAGGTTGA